One region of Glycine max cultivar Williams 82 chromosome 9, Glycine_max_v4.0, whole genome shotgun sequence genomic DNA includes:
- the LOC106794337 gene encoding secreted RxLR effector protein 161-like gives MIECNPATTLAEVDLKLDVASDDDDEVDPTLFKKLIGYLRYLCNSRPNIAFSIGLVSRYMLEPRKSHLMVAKRILRSNKNSTLGYIFKFLEAPISWCSKKQLVVALSTCEAEYIARSFVAYQAMWLDLVLKELKIDKEANTTVSG, from the exons ATGATTGAGTGCAACCCAGCTACCACACTAGCAGAAGTGGATTTGAAGCTAGATGTTGcaagtgatgatgatgatgaggttGATCCAACCttgtttaagaaattaattggcTATCTAAGGTACTTATGCAATAGTAGACCAAACATCGCATTCTCTATTGGGTTGGTTAGCAGATACATGCTTGAGCCAAGGAAAAGTCATTTGATGGTAGCCAAGAGAATTTTGAG GTCAAACAAGAATAGCACTTTAGGCTACATATTCAAGTTCTTAGAGGCACCAATTTCATGGTGTTCTAAGAAGCAACTTGTGGTGGCACTCTCAACATGCGAAGCTGAGTATATAGCAAGGTCTTTTGTTGCTTATCAAGCTATGTGGCTTGACTTAGTGTTGAAGGAATTGAAGATTGACAAAGAAGCCAATACAACTGTTAGTGGATAA
- the LOC100810501 gene encoding uncharacterized protein, translated as MALMLGYDPCSHLSRAFSHFPSVSSSEANRNVGFTLKACFDANSGDNANRVFVKEKKKPNGFACVPHPPLLGGLEKGIDVEDRSLGGSPTKPFCFSDQQLPQKLVVAVDVDEVLGNFVSALNKFIADRYSSNCSVSEYHVYEFFKIWNCSRDEANTRVHEFFETPYFKSGIQPIPGAQTSLQKLSTFCSLSVVTSRQNVIKDHTLEWIEKHFSGLFQEIHFGNHFALDGMSRPKSEICRSINATVLIDDNPRYAIECAEAGIRVLLFDYENSYPWSKTNSADEHPLVIKVKNWEEVEQQLMSLVAL; from the exons aTGGCTCTTATGTTAGGCTATGATCCTTGTTCCCATTTAAGTAGGGCCTTTTCCCATTTTCCTTCTGTTTCTTCCTCTGAGGCTAACAGAAACGTTGGATTCACTCTTAAAGCCTGTTTTGATGCCAATAGCGGTGATAATGCCAATAGGGTCTttgtgaaggaaaagaaaaaacccAATGGTTTTGCATGTGTTCCTCACCCTCCCTTGTTAGGTGGTTTAGAGAAGGGTATTGATGTTGAAGATAGATCTTTGGGTGGAAGTCCCACCAAACCCTTTTGTTTCTCTGATCAACAATTGCCCCAGAAActtgttgttgctgttgatgttgatgaag tATTAGGAAACTTTGTGTCAGCTCTGAACAAGTTCATAGCAGATCGATACTCATCAAATTGTTCAGTTTCTGAGTATCACGTGTATGAGTTCTTCAAG ATATGGAACTGCTCACGTGATGAAG CAAATACCCGTGTTCATGAGTTTTTTGAGACACCATACTTCAAGTCAGGGATCCAACCTATCCCAGGTGCTCAGACATCCCTGCAGAAGTTATCAACATTTTGTAGCCTATCAGTTGTAAC ATCTCGGCAAAATGTAATCAAGGATCATACACTTGAGTGGATAGAGAAGCATTTTTCAGGATTGTTTCAGGAGATTCACTTTGGAAACCACTTTGCCCTTGATGGGATGTCTAGACCAAAGTCGGAGATTTGTAG GTCTATAAATGCTACGGTTCTCATTGATGATAACCCAAGATACGCCATAGAGTGCGCTGAAGCCGGAATTAGAGTCCTACTTTTTGATTATGAAAACTCGTACCCTTGGTCCAAGACCAATTCAGCTGATGAGCATCCCCTGGTGATCAAAGTTAAGAACTGGGAAGAAGTTGAACAACAATTGATGTCATTGGTAGCTTTGTAG